Proteins encoded together in one Mastomys coucha isolate ucsf_1 unplaced genomic scaffold, UCSF_Mcou_1 pScaffold16, whole genome shotgun sequence window:
- the LOC116094127 gene encoding protein S100-A15A, with translation MPDTPVEDSLFQIIHCFHHYAAREGDKETLSLEELKALLLDSVPRFMNTLGRRQPYYITELFQAADKNKDNQICFDEFLYILGKLVKDYHLQYHRQLCIHYCTQHSLY, from the exons ATGCCAGACACACCAGTAGAAGACTCCCTCTTCCAAATCATACACTGCTTCCATCACTATGCTGCCCGGGAGGGGGACAAGGAGACCTTGTCCCTGGAGGAGTTGAAAGCCCTGCTCTTGGATAGTGTGCCTCGCTTCATGAACACCTTG GGCCGCAGGCAGCCATACTACATCACAGAGCTGTTCCAGGCGGCTGACAAAAACAAGGACAACCAGATCTGCTTTGATGAGTTCCTGTACATCTTGGGCAAGCTGGTGAAGGACTATCATCTCCAGTACCACCGGCAGTTGTGCATACACTACTGCACCCAGCACAGCCTCTACTAG
- the S100a8 gene encoding protein S100-A8: MPSELEKSLSNLIDVYHNYSRLQGNHHALYRDDFKKMVTTECPQFVKNKNTENLFRELDVNSDNAVNFEEFIVLLIRVGVAAHKDSHKE, translated from the exons ATGCCGTCTGAACTGGAGAAGTCCTTGAGCAACCTCATTGATGTCTACCACAACTATTCCCGTCTACAAGGGAATCACCATGCCCTCTACAGGGATGACTTCAAGAAAATGGTCACTACTGAGTGTCCTCAGTTTGTGAAG AATAAGAATACCGAAAACTTGTTCAGAGAGTTGGACGTCAATAGTGACAATGCAGTTAACTTCGAGGAGTTCATTGTGTTGCTGATAAGGGTGGGCGTGGCAGCTCACAAAGACAGCCACAAGGAGTAG